GAGCCGAGAAGATGTAACAACATTATATGTAGCTACTTACTGAATCTAACAATATGTTGGAGGCCTTAAAATCGCGATAGATGATTGGTTTTTCGGCTTCATGTAGGAATGCGAGTCCTTTAGCAGCTCCAAGCGCGATTTTGAGTCTTGTTAACCATGGAAGTGATGCAGAAAATCCTGTAAATGAAGATTATTTACGTATTCATTAGATCATGAATTGTGCTTCTAATAAATAAATGGCTTATTTATTAACCACATTCGGATTATTAGTCAGGAATAATATTATGTAGACTCATAAATACAAAAATGTACTAAACAACGAGTTAGTAGTCAGATTAATTAAGGTGTCCAATTATATTGAAGATTCAGGAAATCGAGTatattttaatactaattttaaATATCTCATCATACTAGCTAGTTGttatatttgtaatttgtgcATAATTTAATGTGAAAAGGTTAATTGTAGCAACTATTAGGCGCaaatatttaaatgtttaattcatattactatattaaaaaattaaaaattaaaactaattaataaatgcaTTTCCTTAATTTTCTTAGAAAAGttaaacgaaaaaacaaaaccATGAAAATGAGACATCAATGTCAACACCTAATCCTATTAGATGagccaaaaaaaatacattatgaTCTTAAATCTTGTTTGAACACTATTGAAAGCTAGTCACCcaccaagaaaaaaaaaattggaaaaattataGAAGTTATAAAATCAATTGAATGAATCAAAgcaataatgaaattaaatcaaaaaatcaaacttaaattaaattaagaataCTCCCTAATCCCTCTATCTTATTTAGccatatttattaatttgattcaTCTCACTCATCTTacgtcatttttatttttttacgttGATGGCCcatcatttttctttaatttcgtcaatactttttaattcttctttaactaaaatttacaaaattaaatctttctttatatatttttaaatattctaATTTTCTAAGACtaacttaatattaaaaaaaattaatttagttgacTTACTTCGAAAGAGTTGATTTTCAAGGCTACCCCTAGGCATGTATTCATACACCAAAACTCGATGTTCATCTTCGCAGCAATATCCTATCAACTTTACCAAGTGTGGATGTCTTAGTTGTCCAAGCACCATCACTTCTGCCTGcaccaattatatatatattcctttatttttttatttattattttcccACTACCAAACAAATCTTACCAAATTCATGTTCTATTATTTTCTCCtaaaaacaaccaaaaataaatCTTGTCTTTTGGGGgtgaaaatcaaattattatcataattatgAAAACtttatcataaattaaaaaaaaaatagttttttttgagagatcgtctttttatctcaatccaacccattaaaaattaatgtcaacttaatgtatttttaatgtttacttacattatctttaatgcttacttatcatatccttaatgtctattttcaatatcttaaatgtttacttacataattcttaatgtctacttataatattttaaacaatatataataaccGACTAAATTAGAAATGATCTTTCAAAaaatctctcacaagaatttgtgaaaaaaaaaatgtcaatttcgttttagcttttttttacctatttattaataaatatatatcccaaattaaatacttatttgGAGTAGTTATTAATCTATCCCCACCCACGTTAATTGACCATTGTTCAAACTAGTCATgcatttttacaaaattaaatattttagataTTATGTAGTAAATTTAAAAGACAGATAGAGTAATAACGTACCAGCCATTCACGATGACCTTGTGTACCATCTAGATCAAGGATTTTGACAGCAACAGGTTGAGCCTTCAAACCGGGTCTAattttatcatcaataaacCCTTTATGAACCGGACCAAAACCACCTTCTCCAAGGAAGTTACTAGAAGAAAAGTTCATAGTGATCAACCTTAGTTCATTAAGATTAAACACATGAATATTTGAGCCAGCTAAAGAAATGGATAGATCTTCAGATAATGTAAGTGAATTTGGGTCCTTCAAATTCGCAAATCTTTGAAATGGATTCacctgattattattattatgattttgactatgactatgattaccattattttttgtttttggaattTCTTCTGGTATAACCAAGCCACAACAAGGCAAGAAATGTCTCCATGAGATCTTGTTATTGTTGATTGTCATTGTATGAAATGATCTTGCTTTATAATACCCAAAAAAGAATTAAGCTTATTTTAGGTATGTTTATGTGAATCTTTACTCTTGTATTGATATTTTTGTGACGGGTTTTTAT
This genomic stretch from Amaranthus tricolor cultivar Red isolate AtriRed21 chromosome 9, ASM2621246v1, whole genome shotgun sequence harbors:
- the LOC130824175 gene encoding serine/threonine-protein kinase RIPK-like, which produces MTINNNKISWRHFLPCCGLVIPEEIPKTKNNGNHSHSQNHNNNNQVNPFQRFANLKDPNSLTLSEDLSISLAGSNIHVFNLNELRLITMNFSSSNFLGEGGFGPVHKGFIDDKIRPGLKAQPVAVKILDLDGTQGHREWLAEVMVLGQLRHPHLVKLIGYCCEDEHRVLVYEYMPRGSLENQLFRRFSASLPWLTRLKIALGAAKGLAFLHEAEKPIIYRDFKASNILLDSDFTPKLSDFGLAKDGPEGDDTHVSTRVMGTQGYAAPEYIMTGHLTAASDVYSYGVLLLELLTGRRSMDKNRPPREQNLAEWARPQLQSQRRLARLMDPRLEGQYSEDGAQQAALLAYQCLSHRPKSRPTMSVVVKTLEPLLDLVHDIPSGPFVYTAPSEQSPSHDQVGGPTRRENGGERPRRRHDISRLRAPKVNFDSNVQINLRNGLNSPSPGHHHMGRGA